The Gemella massiliensis genome contains a region encoding:
- a CDS encoding MATE family efflux transporter, with product MDKNSKELLTATPLNIMVKLSIPAIIGMIVIGLYPLMDGIFAGQLLGQDAMTAVGVAMPFTYFNTGIATLIGVGSASVLSRAIGERNQNTIDKIMNNLLYWVILLSVIITIIGFLFSKQFLSLVGASGNILDLATRYLKIIFIGSLFVNFAQAANMVMRGEGLMKRAMLIMGIGAVINIILDPIFMISMGDRGIEGAAIATITAQIIQAIITFYYFKYKSNTVKINKIISETSIYKEVFSIGVSAMLMQVLTIIQQSLLYNQAFRYGEDEAGSIMAASLRILAFSFIPIWGMSQGLQPAIGANFGAKQYDRVRSIFKIFTIYSIVLAAIFWIPSIIFTKPLLSLFGLTGNSLINGVTSFRILYSAFILYGVMIMLLTFFQAIGDAKSAGRLVMLRQVIIFVPAMIILPMFFGLKAVWFTTPVIDILIVVLGMLTYLKTIKKFN from the coding sequence ATGGATAAAAATAGTAAGGAGTTACTAACTGCTACTCCACTTAATATTATGGTTAAATTATCTATCCCCGCAATTATTGGAATGATTGTTATAGGATTATATCCTTTAATGGATGGTATATTTGCAGGACAACTTTTAGGGCAAGATGCAATGACCGCTGTAGGTGTTGCAATGCCTTTTACATACTTTAATACAGGAATTGCAACGTTAATCGGTGTAGGTTCCGCCTCTGTCTTATCTCGTGCTATAGGAGAAAGAAATCAAAACACTATCGATAAAATTATGAATAATTTACTTTATTGGGTTATTCTATTGTCAGTTATTATAACAATTATAGGTTTTTTATTTTCAAAACAATTTTTGAGTTTGGTAGGAGCAAGCGGAAATATATTAGATTTAGCTACGCGTTATTTAAAAATTATATTTATAGGTTCTCTATTTGTCAATTTTGCTCAGGCAGCCAATATGGTTATGCGTGGTGAAGGATTAATGAAAAGAGCAATGCTAATTATGGGAATTGGTGCTGTAATTAATATTATTTTAGACCCTATATTTATGATATCAATGGGAGATAGAGGAATTGAAGGTGCTGCCATTGCAACTATTACAGCACAAATAATTCAAGCAATTATCACATTTTATTATTTTAAATATAAAAGTAATACTGTTAAAATTAATAAAATTATTAGTGAAACCAGTATTTATAAAGAAGTATTTTCTATTGGAGTATCTGCGATGTTAATGCAGGTTTTAACTATTATTCAGCAAAGTTTATTATACAATCAAGCATTCAGGTACGGTGAAGATGAAGCCGGATCAATAATGGCAGCTTCATTAAGAATATTGGCATTTTCATTTATTCCAATTTGGGGTATGAGCCAAGGACTACAACCGGCAATAGGAGCGAATTTCGGCGCAAAACAATATGATAGAGTCAGATCAATTTTTAAAATATTTACAATCTACTCTATTGTGTTAGCTGCTATTTTTTGGATACCATCAATTATTTTTACTAAACCACTATTAAGTCTTTTTGGTTTAACAGGAAATTCTTTAATAAATGGAGTAACAAGTTTTAGAATACTTTATAGTGCTTTCATTTTATATGGAGTAATGATAATGTTACTAACATTTTTCCAAGCGATTGGTGATGCAAAATCTGCCGGACGCTTGGTAATGTTAAGACAAGTTATAATATTTGTACCTGCGATGATAATATTACCAATGTTTTTCGGTCTTAAAGCAGTTTGGTTTACAACGCCGGTTATAGATATTTTAATCGTTGTTTTAGGTATGCTCACATATTTAAAAACAATAAAAAAATTTAATTAA
- the rpmB gene encoding 50S ribosomal protein L28 has product MAKVCYVTGRKARSGNTRSHAMNASKRKFKANLQKVTILVDGQPKKVWVSARALKSGKVERV; this is encoded by the coding sequence ATGGCAAAAGTTTGTTACGTTACCGGACGTAAAGCACGTTCAGGAAATACTCGTTCACATGCGATGAACGCATCAAAAAGAAAATTCAAAGCTAATCTACAAAAAGTAACAATTTTAGTAGATGGACAACCTAAAAAAGTTTGGGTTTCTGCTAGAGCTTTAAAATCTGGAAAAGTTGAGCGTGTATAA
- the xerS gene encoding tyrosine recombinase XerS — MVRNQRDYYRQKINKLIPEFPDYIEDFIDTYYYILSPLTLHRYLETYKNFLSWLISETISHADIIKNVELSTLENISKKEMESYFKYLSREAINGKYRTQTTINNYKAAMRSLYKFLTVTSENEQGRAYFERNVMLKIPITRVKETLSSRSKKISEKIFLDSQDEEFLDFVENQYENTLSKHAKIFFLRDKTRDIAILTLFLKSGIRVNELANLKVKDIDFLNSEINVIRKGNKTDTVIIPESALTKLNIYFNSLALKPTSEDFVFTSKNKTGLSIRAIQKLVMKYTDAFNVPMSPHKLRHSYGTKLALKTNGNIPIIMTQMGHSNSDTSMLYINESKKIIKQSIDKLDE; from the coding sequence GTGGTACGCAATCAACGTGATTATTACCGTCAAAAAATAAATAAACTCATTCCTGAATTTCCTGATTATATTGAGGATTTTATTGATACTTATTATTATATTTTATCGCCACTTACGTTGCATAGATATTTAGAAACATATAAAAATTTTCTTTCTTGGTTAATTAGTGAAACTATTTCTCATGCTGATATAATTAAAAATGTAGAACTCTCTACATTAGAAAATATCTCAAAAAAAGAAATGGAAAGTTATTTTAAATATCTTTCTCGTGAAGCAATAAACGGTAAATATCGTACACAAACAACAATAAACAATTATAAAGCTGCTATGCGTTCTCTTTATAAATTTCTTACTGTAACGAGTGAAAATGAACAAGGGCGTGCTTATTTTGAGCGTAATGTTATGCTTAAAATACCTATTACACGTGTTAAAGAAACATTATCTTCACGTTCAAAAAAAATATCAGAAAAAATTTTTCTTGATTCGCAAGATGAAGAATTTCTTGATTTTGTCGAAAATCAATATGAAAATACACTTTCTAAACATGCTAAAATATTTTTTTTACGTGATAAAACAAGAGATATAGCTATCCTCACCCTTTTCTTAAAAAGTGGTATTCGTGTTAATGAGTTGGCTAATCTTAAAGTGAAAGATATTGATTTTCTTAATAGTGAAATTAATGTAATTCGTAAAGGAAATAAAACAGATACGGTAATTATACCGGAATCTGCTCTCACTAAATTGAATATATATTTTAATTCATTGGCATTAAAACCAACAAGTGAAGATTTTGTTTTTACATCTAAAAATAAAACCGGACTTTCAATTCGTGCTATTCAAAAGTTAGTAATGAAATATACCGACGCATTTAATGTTCCAATGTCACCACATAAACTCCGCCATAGTTACGGTACAAAATTAGCATTAAAAACAAATGGTAATATTCCAATTATAATGACTCAAATGGGTCATTCAAACAGTGATACTTCTATGCTTTACATTAATGAATCTAAAAAGATAATAAAACAATCTATTGACAAACTTGATGAATAA
- the efp gene encoding elongation factor P, which translates to MISVNDFKTGVTIEVDGNIWKVLEFQHVKPGKGAAFVRSKLRNMRTGAVNDKTFRAGEKVAKAQINNQKMSYLYSTGDAYVFMDNATYEQIEVPEENLTHELNFLKENMEVSILMFGDEILGIDLPTTVELLVTETEPGVKGDTAQGASKSATVETGYTLQVPLFVKEGDILVINTAEGNYVSRA; encoded by the coding sequence ATGATTTCAGTAAATGATTTTAAAACCGGTGTTACTATTGAAGTTGATGGTAACATTTGGAAAGTGTTAGAATTTCAACACGTTAAACCGGGAAAAGGAGCTGCATTTGTTCGTTCTAAACTTAGAAATATGAGAACCGGTGCCGTAAATGATAAAACGTTTAGAGCAGGTGAGAAAGTTGCCAAAGCACAAATAAACAATCAAAAAATGTCTTATCTATATTCAACAGGTGATGCTTATGTGTTTATGGATAATGCTACTTATGAACAAATAGAAGTACCGGAAGAAAACCTTACTCATGAGTTGAACTTCTTAAAAGAAAACATGGAAGTTTCGATTTTAATGTTTGGAGATGAAATTTTAGGAATTGATTTACCAACAACAGTTGAATTACTTGTTACAGAGACAGAACCGGGTGTAAAAGGGGATACAGCACAAGGTGCTTCTAAATCTGCAACAGTAGAAACCGGCTATACATTACAAGTACCGTTATTCGTAAAAGAAGGAGATATATTAGTTATCAACACAGCAGAAGGTAACTATGTATCAAGAGCATAA
- the pgsA gene encoding CDP-diacylglycerol--glycerol-3-phosphate 3-phosphatidyltransferase, which translates to MNLPNKITLFRTILIPVFIIFLLIDMGGSISIINGRSIKLNTFIAALIFIFASITDFVDGYLARKYNLITNMGKFLDPLADKLLVGSAFIVMVELGMMHSWMVVVVIAREFAVTGLRLLAVEKGEVIPAGVLGKLKTVSQLVAIILILLGNPIFNTWNFELDYILLWISVILTILSGLEYFKNSIHVFK; encoded by the coding sequence ATGAATCTACCAAACAAAATAACATTATTTAGAACAATTTTAATACCGGTTTTTATAATTTTTTTACTAATTGATATGGGTGGTTCTATATCAATAATAAATGGGAGATCTATTAAGTTAAACACTTTTATTGCCGCTTTAATATTTATTTTTGCTTCTATAACAGATTTTGTTGATGGTTATTTAGCAAGAAAATATAATCTTATAACAAATATGGGGAAATTTTTAGATCCGCTAGCGGATAAACTGCTTGTAGGAAGTGCATTTATTGTAATGGTTGAACTGGGGATGATGCACAGTTGGATGGTTGTTGTCGTTATTGCAAGAGAGTTTGCTGTAACAGGGCTTCGACTATTGGCGGTGGAAAAAGGTGAAGTTATACCTGCCGGTGTACTGGGAAAATTGAAGACAGTAAGTCAATTGGTAGCTATTATACTTATTTTGCTGGGGAATCCTATTTTTAATACGTGGAATTTTGAATTAGATTATATTTTACTTTGGATTTCCGTTATTTTAACTATCCTTTCAGGTTTGGAATATTTTAAGAATTCTATACATGTTTTTAAATAA
- a CDS encoding TetR/AcrR family transcriptional regulator: MSAKRLKKEERKKFIQDIAKELFLEKGFKNTTMQDIVVASEMSIGGLYHHYKSTGEILYDIMIEGNIYRKNIMFEKINNNTVTNKLLAELIVDKMLADNEFTPLYVMFLQQLNEDESLKKLFEKLKKDSINSLKKFFEKIDCICSLDEILEFITCIINTSVLGCELIDIRKNFIKNRNQLEFMIESYLTKNIIIK; the protein is encoded by the coding sequence ATGTCGGCAAAAAGATTAAAAAAAGAAGAAAGAAAAAAATTTATACAAGATATAGCAAAAGAATTATTTTTAGAAAAAGGATTTAAAAATACTACTATGCAAGATATAGTAGTTGCTTCTGAAATGTCTATTGGCGGTCTATACCACCATTATAAGAGTACAGGCGAAATACTTTACGATATAATGATAGAAGGGAATATCTACAGAAAAAATATTATGTTTGAAAAAATTAATAATAATACAGTTACAAATAAATTATTAGCAGAATTAATAGTTGATAAAATGTTGGCTGATAATGAATTTACACCATTGTATGTTATGTTTTTACAACAATTAAATGAAGATGAAAGTTTAAAAAAACTTTTTGAAAAATTAAAAAAAGATTCTATAAATAGCCTTAAAAAATTTTTTGAGAAAATTGATTGTATTTGTTCTCTTGATGAAATACTTGAATTTATTACGTGTATAATTAATACTTCAGTGCTAGGGTGCGAATTAATTGATATTAGAAAAAATTTTATAAAAAATAGAAACCAGCTAGAATTTATGATTGAATCATATTTAACAAAAAATATTATTATAAAATAA